Proteins from a single region of Gossypium arboreum isolate Shixiya-1 chromosome 1, ASM2569848v2, whole genome shotgun sequence:
- the LOC108465468 gene encoding uncharacterized mitochondrial protein AtMg00820-like, translated as MVTSSGFSRNSLVDAFSSIVAPASSLDNPHEPQSNEQTMNIHPMITRGKAGIYKPKLYLTTLQVQETIDIQATLADPNLREVVLAEHDALLTNNTWNLVEMPPKCKLIGCKWLFTVKKNPDETVAKLKTRLVGIGISQILRHDYHDPYNPIVKFSTVNVFLSLATNYG; from the coding sequence ATGGTTACATCATCAGGCTTTTCCAGGAATTCTCTTGTTGATGCTTTCTCATCAATTGTAGCACCTGCTTCGAGTTTGGACAACCCCCATGAACCTCAAAGTAATGAACAAACTATGAATATTCACCCAATGATCACTCGAGGCAAGGCTGGTATTTACAAACCTAAGCTATATCTCACTACACTCCAAGTTCAAGAGACAATTGACATACAAGCAACTCTTGCTGATCCAAATTTGAGGGAAGTCGTCCTAGCTGAGCATGATGCTCTCTTGACCAACAATACATGGAATCTAGTTGAGATGCCACCCAAGTGTAAGCTAATTGGATGTAAATGGCTCTTCACAGTGAAAAAGAATCCGGATGAAACTGTGGCCAAATTGAAAACTAGACTTGTGGGTATAGGTATTTCTCAAATACTAAGACATGACTATCATGATCCTTACAACCCAATTGTGAAGTTTTCAACAGTCAATGTCTTCCTCTCACTTGCTACCAACTATGGATAG
- the LOC108465467 gene encoding kinesin-like protein KIN-8A isoform X2 codes for MPVSTRSQIISTQDEQQRSRSRRSNEETEEETQMSNVTNNFTFRNPHHGLKEKMRALTLLYEQQKKASAILRNNNINNPSSSPKPDQEKRFTSHPSADLLTSCQRQEQKDPKFNNVMREKTVPLLPTMANPTAETAKTTVVRKLSMVGTRNVQEQEKRETYAKTEKNGRIGGDESRIHVFVRLRPMAKKEKEAGSRCCVKIVNKKDVYLTEFANENDYLRLKRLKGRHFSFDASFPDSTTQHEVYTTTTAELVEEVLQGRNGSVFCYGATGAGKTYTMLGTLENPGVMVLAIKDLFTSIRQRSFDGNHVVQLSYLEVYNETVRDLLSPGRPLVLREDKQGIVAAGITQYRAYSTDEVMALLQRGNQNRTTEPTRANETSSRSHAILQVVVEYRVKDASMNIFNRVGKLSLIDLAGSERALATDQRTLRSLEGANINRSLLALSSCINALVEGKKHIPYRNSKLTQLLKDSLGGACNTVMIANISPSNLSFGETQNTLHWAYRAKEIRTKTSDTNEEVIEISETGTDQAKLLLELQKENRELRVQLTCQQQKLLTLQAQSLAANASPPTPSSVMSLETPSTAQPKEKSKPRSTFLTRTCFTPESKKRGAEEAVVKELRLIVKALELEMARMKKDHATQLKQKDDIIRELSRKNEKTAEVGVKKGVTRASLRPKEPNPGELKSPSHRFRSPVPTAKKRSFWDITTANSPSVTTLHGRKTRSHIISEPVAAPSMLPQPGFARQRPDVHK; via the exons ATGCCAGTATCAACAAGGTCTCAGATCATTAGCACCCAAGATGAGCAGCAAAGAAGTAGAAGCAGAAGATCAAATGAAGAAACAGAAGAAGAAACCCAGATGAGCAATGTTactaacaatttcacattcaggAATCCACATCATGGGttgaaggagaaaatgagagctTTAACTCTTTTATATGAGCAACAAAAGAAAGCTTCTGCCATTCTTAggaacaataatattaataacccATCATCATCCCCAAAGCCTGATCAAGAGAAGCGTTTTACATCTCACCCAAGCGCTGATCTTCTCACTTCTTGCCAAAGACAAGAGCAAAAGGATCCCAAATTCAACAATGTTATGAGGGAAAAAACTGTGCCACTATTGCCTACGATGGCTAACCCTACA GCGGAGACCGCAAAGACTACGGTGGTGCGGAAGCTGTCAATGGTGGGGACTAGGAATGTTCAAGAACAGGAGAAAAGGGAGACCTATGCCAAGACAGAGAAAAATGGGAGAATTGGTGGAGATGAAAGTAGGATCCATGTGTTTGTGAGGCTTAGGCCTATGgctaagaaagaaaaggaagctgGTTCAAGATGCTGTGTCAAGATCGTGAACAAGAAAGATGTTTACTTGACTGagtttgctaatgaaaatgattATCTTAGACTGAAGAGGCTTAAAGGTAGACATTTTAGTTTTGATGCTTCATTCCCAGATTCCACTACTCAACATGAAGTTTATACAACCAC GACAGCAGAGCTTGTGGAAGAAGTTCTGCAGGGACGGAATGGCTCGGTGTTCTGCTATGGCGCGACAGGAGCTGGTAAAACTTATACAATGCTAGGCACCTTAGAAAATCCAGGGGTGATGGTTTTGGCAATAAAAGATCTGTTTACAAGTATTAGGCAAAGGAGCTTTGATGGAAACCATGTAGTTCAACTCTCCTATCTCGAGGTCTACAACGAAACCGTTCGGGATTTACTCTCACCCGGAAGACCTCTAGTCCTTAGAGAAGATAAGCAG GGAATTGTTGCAGCTGGTATTACACAATACAGGGCTTATTCCACGGATGAA GTGATGGCATTGCTTCAAAGAGGAAACCAAAACCGAACCACCGAACCAACTCGGGCGAATGAAACATCTTCACGGTCCCATGCAATTCTTCAG GTTGTAGTTGAATATAGAGTCAAAGATGCTTCAATGAATATCTTTAATAGAGTTGGAAAGCTCTCACTCATAGATCTTGCCGGTTCTGAAAGAGCCCTTGCGACGGATCAGAGAACACTTAGATCATTGGAGGGAGCAAACATTAATCGGTCACTTCTAGCACTGAGCAGCTGCATCAATGCCCTCGTTGAGGGTAAGAAACACATACCATACAGAAACTCGAAACTCACTCAACTCTTGAAAGACTCGTTAGGTGGAGCTTGTAACACTGTAATGATTGCTAATATCAGTCCTAGCAATCTCTCATTTGGTGAAACACAAAATACCCTGCACTGGGCTTACCGGGCAAAGGAAATCCGAACCAAG ACAAGTGACACAAACGAGGAGGTAATTGAAATATCTGAAACCGGAACTGATCAGGCAAAGCTTTTGCTTGAACTGCAGAAGGAAAATCGCGAATTGCGAGTACAACTGACATGCCAACAGCAAAAGTTGCTAACCCTTCAAGCACAATCTTTAGCTGCAAATGCTTCACCTCCAACCCCCTCTTCGGTTATGTCTCTCGAAACTCCATCTACGGCCCAGCCAAAAGAGAAAAGCAAACCTAGATCCACCTTCTTAACCAGAACCTGTTTCACACCAGAATCCAAAAAGAGGGGAGCAGAAGAAGCAGTAGTTAAAGAGCTTAGACTGATTGTAAAGGCATTGGAACTAGAAATGGCAAGAATGAAGAAAGACCATGCCACTCAGTTAAAGCAGAAAGATGATATTATTCGCGAGCTttcaagaaagaatgaaaaaacaGCAGAAGTGGGTGTGAAGAAGGGTGTCACAAGAGCTAGCTTGCGGCCGAAGGAACCAAACCCTGGGGAACTGAAGAGCCCAAGTCATCGCTTTAGATCACCAGTTCCGACAGCCAAAAAAAGAAGTTTCTGGGATATAACAACAGCTAACAGCCCTTCAGTCACCACACTCCATGGAAGAAAAACTAGAAGCCATATCATTTCAGAACCTGTTGCAGCTCCCTCTATGCTACCTCAG CCGGGATTTGCTCGACAGAGACCTGATGTTCACAAGTAA
- the LOC108465467 gene encoding kinesin-like protein KIN-8A isoform X1 — MPVSTRSQIISTQDEQQRSRSRRSNEETEEETQMSNVTNNFTFRNPHHGLKEKMRALTLLYEQQKKASAILRNNNINNPSSSPKPDQEKRFTSHPSADLLTSCQRQEQKDPKFNNVMREKTVPLLPTMANPTVSTTFVLPEPLLDDGKENLLIGTDKIIGFPSCARKAETAKTTVVRKLSMVGTRNVQEQEKRETYAKTEKNGRIGGDESRIHVFVRLRPMAKKEKEAGSRCCVKIVNKKDVYLTEFANENDYLRLKRLKGRHFSFDASFPDSTTQHEVYTTTTAELVEEVLQGRNGSVFCYGATGAGKTYTMLGTLENPGVMVLAIKDLFTSIRQRSFDGNHVVQLSYLEVYNETVRDLLSPGRPLVLREDKQGIVAAGITQYRAYSTDEVMALLQRGNQNRTTEPTRANETSSRSHAILQVVVEYRVKDASMNIFNRVGKLSLIDLAGSERALATDQRTLRSLEGANINRSLLALSSCINALVEGKKHIPYRNSKLTQLLKDSLGGACNTVMIANISPSNLSFGETQNTLHWAYRAKEIRTKTSDTNEEVIEISETGTDQAKLLLELQKENRELRVQLTCQQQKLLTLQAQSLAANASPPTPSSVMSLETPSTAQPKEKSKPRSTFLTRTCFTPESKKRGAEEAVVKELRLIVKALELEMARMKKDHATQLKQKDDIIRELSRKNEKTAEVGVKKGVTRASLRPKEPNPGELKSPSHRFRSPVPTAKKRSFWDITTANSPSVTTLHGRKTRSHIISEPVAAPSMLPQPGFARQRPDVHK; from the exons ATGCCAGTATCAACAAGGTCTCAGATCATTAGCACCCAAGATGAGCAGCAAAGAAGTAGAAGCAGAAGATCAAATGAAGAAACAGAAGAAGAAACCCAGATGAGCAATGTTactaacaatttcacattcaggAATCCACATCATGGGttgaaggagaaaatgagagctTTAACTCTTTTATATGAGCAACAAAAGAAAGCTTCTGCCATTCTTAggaacaataatattaataacccATCATCATCCCCAAAGCCTGATCAAGAGAAGCGTTTTACATCTCACCCAAGCGCTGATCTTCTCACTTCTTGCCAAAGACAAGAGCAAAAGGATCCCAAATTCAACAATGTTATGAGGGAAAAAACTGTGCCACTATTGCCTACGATGGCTAACCCTACAGTGAGTACAACTTTCGTGTTGCCTGAACCACTTTTGGATGATGGAAAGGAGAATCTTTTGATTGGTACTGATAAGATTATTGGGTTTCCTTCTTGTGCAAGAAAGGCGGAGACCGCAAAGACTACGGTGGTGCGGAAGCTGTCAATGGTGGGGACTAGGAATGTTCAAGAACAGGAGAAAAGGGAGACCTATGCCAAGACAGAGAAAAATGGGAGAATTGGTGGAGATGAAAGTAGGATCCATGTGTTTGTGAGGCTTAGGCCTATGgctaagaaagaaaaggaagctgGTTCAAGATGCTGTGTCAAGATCGTGAACAAGAAAGATGTTTACTTGACTGagtttgctaatgaaaatgattATCTTAGACTGAAGAGGCTTAAAGGTAGACATTTTAGTTTTGATGCTTCATTCCCAGATTCCACTACTCAACATGAAGTTTATACAACCAC GACAGCAGAGCTTGTGGAAGAAGTTCTGCAGGGACGGAATGGCTCGGTGTTCTGCTATGGCGCGACAGGAGCTGGTAAAACTTATACAATGCTAGGCACCTTAGAAAATCCAGGGGTGATGGTTTTGGCAATAAAAGATCTGTTTACAAGTATTAGGCAAAGGAGCTTTGATGGAAACCATGTAGTTCAACTCTCCTATCTCGAGGTCTACAACGAAACCGTTCGGGATTTACTCTCACCCGGAAGACCTCTAGTCCTTAGAGAAGATAAGCAG GGAATTGTTGCAGCTGGTATTACACAATACAGGGCTTATTCCACGGATGAA GTGATGGCATTGCTTCAAAGAGGAAACCAAAACCGAACCACCGAACCAACTCGGGCGAATGAAACATCTTCACGGTCCCATGCAATTCTTCAG GTTGTAGTTGAATATAGAGTCAAAGATGCTTCAATGAATATCTTTAATAGAGTTGGAAAGCTCTCACTCATAGATCTTGCCGGTTCTGAAAGAGCCCTTGCGACGGATCAGAGAACACTTAGATCATTGGAGGGAGCAAACATTAATCGGTCACTTCTAGCACTGAGCAGCTGCATCAATGCCCTCGTTGAGGGTAAGAAACACATACCATACAGAAACTCGAAACTCACTCAACTCTTGAAAGACTCGTTAGGTGGAGCTTGTAACACTGTAATGATTGCTAATATCAGTCCTAGCAATCTCTCATTTGGTGAAACACAAAATACCCTGCACTGGGCTTACCGGGCAAAGGAAATCCGAACCAAG ACAAGTGACACAAACGAGGAGGTAATTGAAATATCTGAAACCGGAACTGATCAGGCAAAGCTTTTGCTTGAACTGCAGAAGGAAAATCGCGAATTGCGAGTACAACTGACATGCCAACAGCAAAAGTTGCTAACCCTTCAAGCACAATCTTTAGCTGCAAATGCTTCACCTCCAACCCCCTCTTCGGTTATGTCTCTCGAAACTCCATCTACGGCCCAGCCAAAAGAGAAAAGCAAACCTAGATCCACCTTCTTAACCAGAACCTGTTTCACACCAGAATCCAAAAAGAGGGGAGCAGAAGAAGCAGTAGTTAAAGAGCTTAGACTGATTGTAAAGGCATTGGAACTAGAAATGGCAAGAATGAAGAAAGACCATGCCACTCAGTTAAAGCAGAAAGATGATATTATTCGCGAGCTttcaagaaagaatgaaaaaacaGCAGAAGTGGGTGTGAAGAAGGGTGTCACAAGAGCTAGCTTGCGGCCGAAGGAACCAAACCCTGGGGAACTGAAGAGCCCAAGTCATCGCTTTAGATCACCAGTTCCGACAGCCAAAAAAAGAAGTTTCTGGGATATAACAACAGCTAACAGCCCTTCAGTCACCACACTCCATGGAAGAAAAACTAGAAGCCATATCATTTCAGAACCTGTTGCAGCTCCCTCTATGCTACCTCAG CCGGGATTTGCTCGACAGAGACCTGATGTTCACAAGTAA